TGGAAGGTATCATTTTCGTGGGCTTTTGCGAAGGGAATCCGGCGGCGATGAATTATTTCCATGCGGATTTGATTGGTAATTAATTCGCGTAAATTTTCGTTATCGATATTGATTACTTCTACTTCTAAATCTGGCGAAATGCGAACAATTCCTTGGTCTAATATTCCCTCGTGATTAATAGATACTTCCCCAGAAAATCCCGGAAATTTTTTATCCCAAGTGTAGCGATTTTCGTAGGCTGTGCGAAACAATTCTTCCGCAGATGCGGCATAAGCTATACTAGGTTTGGCGATGATGAAACTAGCGATCGCGAAAATTAAACTAATACTGAAACACAGCCACTGCTTGATTTTTATTTTACCAGTTTTGTGTAGTTTTCTTGTTTGATTTAATGGCATAATTGTCTATTGCGCTTAAAATTACTTAGATTAATTATATTTCTAAATCGCGATCGCCTACAACTAGACGATAAGTGATTTGAGTTTATCTATCTTTAGGTAGTTGTTTGGGCTAGACGATCTGTTAAGGGAAATCTTGATGATTACACATAATTGAAAAACATGGAAATCAAGACGTAGCAATGCTACGTCTCTACATAGAGCTATATTTTAGCTTTTTAAATTGAAGAAAAACTAGTGACTGGTAACTGTAAATGCGGCTAAGTAAATTAAGCAAGACAAGCTGCTAAATCTTCATCGGGGGTAGTAATTGCTTGCAGGTGATATTGTTCTGAGAGTAACTTAAAGACATTGGGTGAAATAAAAGCTGGTAAAGTGGGACCCAAACGGATATTTTGAATTCCTAGATAGAGAAGTGTTAGCAAAATTGCGACTGCTTTTTGTTCGTACCAAGAGAGAATCATCGAGAGGGGTAATTGATTGACATCAACATCAAAAGCATTAGCTAAAGCGAGGGCAATTTGAATAGCAGAATAAGCATCATTACATTGTCCCACATCCATTAAGCGAGGTATACCGCCAATGTCTCCTAACTGCTTATCAAAAAAGCGGAATTTGCCACAAGCAAGAGTTAAAACTACGCAATCTTTGGGTACTTTTTCGACAAAATCGCTGTAATAATTGCGTACAGATTTCGCACCATCGCAACCACCAACGAGGAAGAAATGACGAATATTACCTTGTTTAACTGCATTAATCACTTCATCAGCTACACTGAGAACAGCATTACGCGCAAATCCTGTCATGACAGTGCGACAGTCGCCAGTTTCAGTAAATCCAGGCATTGCTAAAGCTAGGTCAACGATCGCGCTAAAATCATCGTTATCGAGATGGGTTAATCCCGGATAATCCACAGGACCGAGAGTAAAGACGCGATCGCTGTATGATTTATTTACTAGATCGAGAAGGTTTAAAAATTTTAGCCACAGGTAAATAAATGCAAGCTACACATCATCAACTTGTAGAGACTGAAAACCAATAATAATCGCGAACAACACAGGTTTAACAGCATGAATTTAACTCAATTTGATTAACCGCCACTTGCTGTAAAATTTTTAAACCTCGGAGGGAACCGCGAATTAAACGGGCTGCGGCTAAAGGTTGTCGGAGAAAGCTTGTTGCTAAAGGAAAAGCGCGTAATTTACCTGACTCAGTAATCGCTGAAGTCAGGTTAGGTAAATCATAAAGCGTATCATCGCTAACTACTCGAATAATTGCAGTTGCTACTTGTTTACTTTTCCAAGCTGATAAAACGGCAAATCCTTCCATATCAACCACATCAGCTTGATAGAGGTTTCCCAAACGTAGTTTTTCCTTCGCAGTACAAATCGGGATTTCCGTACTCAATCCAGTTACCAGCGCAGCGCGAGATGCCAAAGATCGGTAAACTTGGTTAGAGAGAACGCGATCGCACAAAATTTCTTCACCGTTGCTTGCTTGAATACAGCTTTTATAAACGACAACATCGCCAACTCGATAGCGAGACGATAAACTCCCACACAAACCCATCAGTAAGACTTTCTGCGGTGGTTGCTGCCATTTTTTTAACTCTCTACTGACAGCCTGAAAACCAATAGGAATCGGTAACACCACAGGTTTGCTAGAGTTAATTTGGCTTAGTCCGCGACTGACAGCCTGCCATTCTGCTCCTTGAGGAACTAAAATCGCATCTAGGGCTAAAGGCAAACTCTGTTCGTCGTTAAAATTCAAACTCATACCCGCAAAGGATACCACATGAAAACCACAACTCTTAAATTACTCGCGATCGCCACTTGTTTACCGATCTTATCGGCTGCGAGTTTACCCGTAGCTAATGCACAAACACCACAACAAAATACTCGCAACCGCTATCCCCAAGAATTAGTCAATAATTACACCAGAACTTGTTTAGCCAATTCTGTTGACTCTGGCTTAACCGAACGACAGGCACAAATTTTATGTAATTGTACCCTAAGAGAGTTCCAAAACCGTTATACTCTCGAACAGTTTAGCGAGATCATGCAGCAAGCGCGTGGTGGTGCAATTCCGCAAGCAGTCACAGAAATTGGTTTATCTTGTGCGGAAGAGTTGATTAACTAGGTTTTTGGGGACTGGGTTCAGTGAACAGTGAACAGTTAGCAGTGAACAGTTAGCAGTGAACAGTTTATCTTCCAATTCTCCCCAATTTCCCAGTCCTCAGTCCCTACTGATAATTGATAACTGATAACTGATAACTGAAAACTGAAAACTCCCTAATCCCCAATCCCCAATCCCCTATGTTACGCGATCGCTTAAATATCTCCCGGTTAGCAATTAAATATTCTTGGTTGACTATCTGCTTTTGGCTGGCTATAACTATGGCTGGGCTTTTGGCTTTTAGTTCGCTGAAGTATGCTTTATTTCCAGATATTACTTTTCCGGTAGTTGTGGTAAATGCGACTGCGGATTTTTCGACGGCTGGGGAAACTGAGAATCAGCTTACTATCCCGATTGAAAAACAACTTCAGTCTTTGTCAAGGTTAGACGATATTCGCTCGTCAACTTATCCCGGTAGAGCAGTTGTTAATGTATCTTTTACAGTGGGGACGAATATCGAGTCGTCGGTTAAGCAAGTAAAAACGGCTTTAGAAAACGTAGAGTTACCAGCCACAGCCAGTTTTGAAGTAATTCCGGTTAACTTGAACCAATCAGCCGCAGTTAGTTATGCGATCGCGTCTACTAGTTTTGATTTGAATCAGTTAACGGAAATTACCGAAACCGCCATTATTCCTGAAATTACTAATTTACCTGGTGTCTTACGAATCGATTTGTTGGGAAATGGTACCCACTCGGAAACTACGGAATTGGAATCTCCAGCTACTTTGGTTCGTTTTAATGGCGAAAATGCTCTAGCTTTCCAAGTGATTAAAGAAAGTGAAGCTAATACTTTGGAAGTAGTGAATCGAGTTGAAGAGATAGTCGCCAATTTACAAGCAGAATTACCAGAAGTAGAATTAACTTTAGCCGCTACCCAAGCAGATTATATTCGCGAAGCAACTCAAGCAACGATTGATGCTTTAATTTTAGCAATAGTTCTCGCTGTTGTAGTGATTTTCGTCTTTTTGCGAAATTGGCAAGCGACGCTAATTACAGCTTTAGCAATACCTGTTTCTTTGCTAGGAACTTTTATTGTCATGGCGATCGCCGGATTTAATCTCGAAACAATTACACTGTTGGCATTAGCCTTAGTAATTGGGATTATCGTCGATGACGCGATCGTTGATGTGGAAAATATTATGCGTCACATTGAAGCGGGAGAAACGCCAAAACAAGCAGCAATTTCTGCTACTAAGGAAATTGGTTTAACTGTTTCTGCTTCGACACTAACAATTGTCGCCGTATTTCTCCCGGTAGCTTTGATGGGGGGAACAATCGGACAATTTTTTAAGCCTTTTGGTTTAACAGTTTCCGCCGCAGTTTTGTTTTCTTTATCAGTTGCGCGAACTTTATCCCCCGTATTAGCAGTTTACTGGCTGAAAGGGACTGGCGATCGGGAATTGGGGACTGGGAATCGGGAATCAAAAGACAAGTTTAATTATTTTGAACGAAATTATCAGAACTTACTACAATGGTCGCTGAATCATCGTCAAATTGTCGTGGCGATCGCGGTTTGCAGTTTGATCGCGGGAGTAGCTTTAATTCCTTTAATTCCCAAAGGATTTATCCCGAAACTCGATCGCGGTGAATTCAATATTGTTTATACCACTGCTTTACCTCAATTATCAGGAGGTGCGAATGAAAATGTTAGTAAAGAGGAAGAAAATATCAATCTTCAATCTAACTCAGTTGTCAACGAAGAAACCGAATTTACAAATCAAGACACAGGAGATTCATTATTTGGTGAAGGTGCATTTGACTGGTTAGTAGATATCGCCAAATCGCCAACCAAAGTCTTATTAACTCGCACCCGAAAAGTAGGCGAACAACTCGAAGAAATAGTCCTAAACTTAGCAGAAGTAGAATCAGTTTATACAGTTGTCGGTGTTCGTGGCGAACCGAATCGAGGTAGATTGTATGTAAAATTAAAACGCGATCGCACTAACTCAACTACCGAAATTCAAGCCCAACTTCGCACCAGTTTACCTCAACTCAAAAACGTTACTACCAGCATTGAAGATATCCAATTTATCGAACTTGAAAGTACCAAACCTTTACAAGTAGCTTTTCTGGGAAATAATCACCAACAATTGCAAGAAATCGCCCAAGAAGTTAAAACCA
The sequence above is drawn from the Oscillatoria salina IIICB1 genome and encodes:
- a CDS encoding DUF3386 family protein; this encodes MPLNQTRKLHKTGKIKIKQWLCFSISLIFAIASFIIAKPSIAYAASAEELFRTAYENRYTWDKKFPGFSGEVSINHEGILDQGIVRISPDLEVEVINIDNENLRELITNQIRMEIIHRRRIPFAKAHENDTFQLAETEPSGAATIVEIGDKMNSYYQVKDNIITQVNRKLGDIAVTVDTLGTAKNPEGYLVTHFQTIFRDANTGEILEREDVRDFHEKIGRYYLLTNRTIRYAEKDNPEAKPTADTSIRINDIQPLN
- a CDS encoding 5'-methylthioadenosine/S-adenosylhomocysteine nucleosidase family protein, with the protein product MSLNFNDEQSLPLALDAILVPQGAEWQAVSRGLSQINSSKPVVLPIPIGFQAVSRELKKWQQPPQKVLLMGLCGSLSSRYRVGDVVVYKSCIQASNGEEILCDRVLSNQVYRSLASRAALVTGLSTEIPICTAKEKLRLGNLYQADVVDMEGFAVLSAWKSKQVATAIIRVVSDDTLYDLPNLTSAITESGKLRAFPLATSFLRQPLAAARLIRGSLRGLKILQQVAVNQIELNSCC
- a CDS encoding efflux RND transporter permease subunit, producing the protein MLRDRLNISRLAIKYSWLTICFWLAITMAGLLAFSSLKYALFPDITFPVVVVNATADFSTAGETENQLTIPIEKQLQSLSRLDDIRSSTYPGRAVVNVSFTVGTNIESSVKQVKTALENVELPATASFEVIPVNLNQSAAVSYAIASTSFDLNQLTEITETAIIPEITNLPGVLRIDLLGNGTHSETTELESPATLVRFNGENALAFQVIKESEANTLEVVNRVEEIVANLQAELPEVELTLAATQADYIREATQATIDALILAIVLAVVVIFVFLRNWQATLITALAIPVSLLGTFIVMAIAGFNLETITLLALALVIGIIVDDAIVDVENIMRHIEAGETPKQAAISATKEIGLTVSASTLTIVAVFLPVALMGGTIGQFFKPFGLTVSAAVLFSLSVARTLSPVLAVYWLKGTGDRELGTGNRESKDKFNYFERNYQNLLQWSLNHRQIVVAIAVCSLIAGVALIPLIPKGFIPKLDRGEFNIVYTTALPQLSGGANENVSKEEENINLQSNSVVNEETEFTNQDTGDSLFGEGAFDWLVDIAKSPTKVLLTRTRKVGEQLEEIVLNLAEVESVYTVVGVRGEPNRGRLYVKLKRDRTNSTTEIQAQLRTSLPQLKNVTTSIEDIQFIELESTKPLQVAFLGNNHQQLQEIAQEVKTKLEEIPGFADITASGEDDNQGIERLNNQPVAYLTANLNENLALGKATDEVVARSKPILPANVILDLKGDSGLSNHVLKNFTGTITLAVICMLGLLLLLFGRLLEPIVVALSLPLSIVGAMLALLLTQSDFGMISLIGLIFLIGLLDKNALLLMDYANQLRQQGLNRTEAILKTGTVRLRPILMTTASTILGMLPLAVGIGAGAELRQPMAVAIIGGLVTSTLLSLIVVPVLYTLLEDLGKFRTTDKNHLG